ATAGATGCACGGTTGTATTTTGACTCATCGAGTCCTAAATTTAAAAAACTTGGGGATGCATGGTACCATTTACCGTATTTCATACTATCTGAAAAAATCGGAAGTATTCCATATGCGCCAACTGGAACAGACGCAGCTTTTTTCTCTAAAAGCTCATAAGTATCAATACCCATATCTTTGGCTTCAAGTTTCTCTAACTCGCAAAATGCATCACGAAACCATCTCATAACAAGTCCGCTGAAAAAAGTGATCCCCTCTGCTTGATTTAATCCTGATACTACATGAGGGTTTACACGTATAGACATATCTTTTGGAGGCATTACATCATTTTTAATATTTACAACCTGTTGCCAAAAACTACCGCCCAAAATTGCAACTTGATTCTCTTTTACAACTCCAAGCCCGGCAGAACCGAGTTGAACATCTCCTCCACCCATTACAACCTTTGTATTTGTCGATAGAGTTGTCTCTTCAGATGCTGTCTCTATAACATTTCCTATAATTGTACCTACCTCATAACAAGGCACAAAAATATCATCTTTAATGCCGACTTTCGTAGCCATAGACTTTTCCCAGTCACGCGTCTTTAAATTAAATATACCAGTAGTTCCGCCATTACTTGGATCGCTTGCTATCTCACCGCTAAGTTTTGCCAGTACCCAATCACCGATCATAGACATGTGAGCTACTTTTTCATAAAGTTCAGGTTTGTTATTTTTTAGCCAAAGTATTCTAGGTAATGCACCAAGGGCAAATGTCTGACCGCTTGTTGCATAAAAATCTTCCTCTATGCCCTCTTCTAACTCTTTTAGATATTTGACTTCTACGCAAGCCCTTGCATCTACGTTCGCTACTCCCCATAACTCGTTACCGTATTTATCATAAAGTACAATCCCCTCACGCATACTAGTTGCACTTAGGGCTAAAATATGTTCGGGTTCTATGTCAGCTTTTTGTATTGAATCTTTGATAACATCGCATGTAAGAAGCCAGTTTTTCTCAAAATCAAAACTCATAGAGTTTGAAACACCATCTTCTTCTAAATGTGTCCACTCTTTTTGAGAAACTGATATTTGATTACCTTTTGTATCAAAGATAACACTTCTAATACTTCCTGTTCCTGCATCTATAGCCATCAAGTAAGACATATAACCTCTTTTACTTTTTCAATTTTACTAAAGAAACTTTTGACAAAGTCAAACCGCTTTCGCTAGTTTTGCTTGTTCTAGTTCCCAGTATTCCATCTCGAAACTATCTTTTAGAGAGATACTCTCATACCCGCCAAGCTTATCAGCGCGTAGTACTGCCGTCATTGTATGTTCTATAACATCATTGATCACATCAGCTTCTTTTTGAGTCTTGCCAAAACTTACAATTCCAAAACCTTTAATAACTGCATATTTTGGATTTGCATCAAGCATGATCTCATCTTTAGAAAATTTTTCAAAATATTTTTTATATTCAGATTTATAACTATCTAAAGCCGTAGCGATATTTTCATCCTCCAAAACTAAAGGATGACGTTTTGTTCTTATGATATGTTCAGGCGTTAAAACTCCGCGAGTAACTTTACTTCTTAAATCATCTTGTGAAGCATAAGTAAGTGCAAGATCAGACTGGTTTACATTTATAAACTCGGCACCGACTTTTTCTTTTAACTGATCTATATTAAATTCAACAGGAGTTTTTGATATAAGTTCTAACTTTGCATTCTCTTCTAAAAACTCTTCAGCGCAAGTCACTGCATCGATCATCTTATCATAAGATCTTTTAGCATCGTCATCAAATGTAAATATTCCGTGGTTATGTAATATGATCCCTTCAATTGTATCCCAATCCAAACCTTTTGTCATTTCATAAATTGTGCGAGCTAAAATAAATCCAGGCATTACATATGGTACTATCAAAAAGTTCGGGTAAACTTTTTTAATATTATCCAGTCCTGTTTTTGAGTTTGAAATAGTTACAACAGCATCCGCATGAGTGTGATCAACCACTTTGTATGGGATAAGTGCATGCAAGATAGCTTCAACAGATGGGTTTGGAGCAGTTTTATCTATCATAGCAGCTTTTTGTCCACTAACCATATCTGAATCGCTAAGCTTCTCCAACTTTGCCATCTCTAAAAGTGTAGACATTTTAACAGGTGCAAAACCTTCAGCTTTTATACTTAGAAGATCCCAACCTGAACCTTTTACAAGTAAGATCTCTTCACCGTCTAGAACAGTTTTTACAGAGGTATTTCCACCTCCGTGAAGTACAAGCTCATCACTCCTGCCTAAAAGGTTAGATGTATACACGCGAAGCTCCAGATCTGTTTTATAGTTTTTAGCTTCCTCGTCACTCCAAAGGTTTTTCATCTGTAACCTTATTTTAACTTGGCAAAAATATCCATAGCATCTAGTTTTTCCCATGGATAATCACTTTGACCAACTTGACCGCGGGCTGCTACATCTGCATATAAAAAGTTTTCTTCGCTTGGATGATCTAGTCCAAATTTATCCGTAATCCAATTAGGTGTTAAAGAAAAGTTTTCACTTACAAATTCTGATAATTTATCATCATTAAGACCTTCAACTACAGTACCGTACGTATCTACAGAAACAGATGTAGGTCTTGCAACACCAATAGCATAAGAGATCTGAACATTACATTTTTTAGCGTAACCGCTTGCTACAATATGCTTAGCTAACCATCTAGCAGCATAAAGTCCACTTCTGTCAACTTTTGTATAATCTTTTGAACTCTGAGCACCACCACCAATTGGTGCATATCCACCAAAGCTATCAACAATAAGTTTTCTACCAGTTAAACCACTATCATGTAAAGATGAGTGATTTACATAGCGTCCTGTTGGATTTAAGTGTATTATAGTTTTTTCAGGATGGTATAGGTCAGTTGGAAGTCCAGTGTCATCGATTAGACCCTGAAGAAGTTCTCTAACCTCTACTATATCCATATCTTCGTTTGATGGAGCCGATACAACTATTGTATGGATAGACTGAGGATTACAGTTTTCAAAGTTTTCCTTTGTACCATAATCAAGAGTTACCTGAGTTTTTATATCAACGCCTAGTTTATGGTTGTGTTTTAGTGCATAGTGATAGACTTTGTCACTTAACATTCTTGCATAAGTTATAGCTGCAGGCATATAATCTGCCGTCTCACTTGAAGCATAACCAAACATAATTCCCTGATCCCCTGCTCCAACTTCACCGTCTTCTTGATCAACACCCTGATTGATATCTGGAGATTGTCTATTTAAAAGTACTTGAACTTTAACATCATCAGGATGCAGACACTGTTCTTTTGTAAAAGCACTCTTACCATCATAGCCAATACCTGCAAGTGCATCTTTTACTATCTGTACATATTCAGCTTCACTTACATTTGCATTTGACGTTACTTCACCACCTATAATAACATGTTTACCTGCTACAAAAACTTCGCTCGCAACTCTGCTTTTTGGATCTTCTATGATCAGTCTGTCAACTATACTGTCTGCAATAATATCTGCACATTTATCCGGATGACCTGGGCTTACTACCTCACTTGTAAATAGATACATTATCCTAAAACCTCCAATTCATCTGTATATTTTTTCTCACAATACGGCTCATACGAAGATTTATAAACTGCATAATGTGAACTTGCTTTATGACCATCTAAAGCAGCTTCATCACGCCAACTCTCATAAGCCATAAATTTTCTAGGATTGTTTTGATATTGAAATATTTCATAAAATATACATCCATCCTCAGCTTTACTTGGCTTTACCATGGCGCTTAAAAGCTCTTTCATCATTTCGATACTTGCATCGTCATCTTTTGCTATAAAAGTTACTCTTTTTGTAATAGTCATTTAGGTTTACCTCAATGTAGTGACAATCTTTTTAACGAGCATAATTTTCAAAAATATTGCCGGAAAAAAGAAAAAATTGTCACTACTCTCTTTCTTTCTATTATTGTTTATAATTTAATCTATGGGATTATATCAAATTAATCCATTTACATTATAATGTCTTATGAAGATAATGAAGGAATAACTGCTTGGATATTAAATTACAGATAGAAGATGTTATAGAACAAAATGGTAGCGACTTTGAACTTAGCAAGCTTTTTAAAGAATACATAAAAGAGTATAAAACTTCTCTGCCTGAACTTTTTAAGTCTAATCAGGGTAAAGATTTTTTAGTAAAACATACTAAACAACTAGATTCTATAATAAAATTGATGTATAACACTATTCTTCGTCGTACATTTGGAAACTATCTTCCTATGAGGAATTCTATTCCAATCAGTGTAGTAGCCTTAGGTAGTTATGGACGCGAACAATTATGTGTACATAGTGATATAGATCTTTTGATCGTTTATCATGAAATAGAGGGTTATAACTCTAAACAGATAATAGAAAAACTTTTTTATCTAGCCCTTGATTCAGGACTTAAACTAGGTCACCGTGTACATGAAGTCAGTGACCTCTTTCACGCAAGTCAAGAAGATATTACTATCCGTACATCTTTAATGGAAGCAAGATTTATTACAGGTTCAAGCTTTACTTGGCATGCTACGCAAAGAGAATTAAACAAAATCCGTTTATATAAACAAAAAG
This region of Sulfurimonas sp. genomic DNA includes:
- the lsrK gene encoding autoinducer-2 kinase encodes the protein MSYLMAIDAGTGSIRSVIFDTKGNQISVSQKEWTHLEEDGVSNSMSFDFEKNWLLTCDVIKDSIQKADIEPEHILALSATSMREGIVLYDKYGNELWGVANVDARACVEVKYLKELEEGIEEDFYATSGQTFALGALPRILWLKNNKPELYEKVAHMSMIGDWVLAKLSGEIASDPSNGGTTGIFNLKTRDWEKSMATKVGIKDDIFVPCYEVGTIIGNVIETASEETTLSTNTKVVMGGGDVQLGSAGLGVVKENQVAILGGSFWQQVVNIKNDVMPPKDMSIRVNPHVVSGLNQAEGITFFSGLVMRWFRDAFCELEKLEAKDMGIDTYELLEKKAASVPVGAYGILPIFSDSMKYGKWYHASPSFLNLGLDESKYNRASMFKSLQENAAIVSAINLENIKEFSNVEFDEVVFAGGASKGELWSQTLADVLGKKVKIPKVREATALGAAMSAGVGAGVYTSIVDAAETLVEWEKTYEPNMDNYEKYQEIKKKWIWAYETQLNLVDENITTSMWKAPGL
- a CDS encoding class II aldolase/adducin family protein, encoding MKNLWSDEEAKNYKTDLELRVYTSNLLGRSDELVLHGGGNTSVKTVLDGEEILLVKGSGWDLLSIKAEGFAPVKMSTLLEMAKLEKLSDSDMVSGQKAAMIDKTAPNPSVEAILHALIPYKVVDHTHADAVVTISNSKTGLDNIKKVYPNFLIVPYVMPGFILARTIYEMTKGLDWDTIEGIILHNHGIFTFDDDAKRSYDKMIDAVTCAEEFLEENAKLELISKTPVEFNIDQLKEKVGAEFINVNQSDLALTYASQDDLRSKVTRGVLTPEHIIRTKRHPLVLEDENIATALDSYKSEYKKYFEKFSKDEIMLDANPKYAVIKGFGIVSFGKTQKEADVINDVIEHTMTAVLRADKLGGYESISLKDSFEMEYWELEQAKLAKAV
- the metK gene encoding methionine adenosyltransferase, whose protein sequence is MYLFTSEVVSPGHPDKCADIIADSIVDRLIIEDPKSRVASEVFVAGKHVIIGGEVTSNANVSEAEYVQIVKDALAGIGYDGKSAFTKEQCLHPDDVKVQVLLNRQSPDINQGVDQEDGEVGAGDQGIMFGYASSETADYMPAAITYARMLSDKVYHYALKHNHKLGVDIKTQVTLDYGTKENFENCNPQSIHTIVVSAPSNEDMDIVEVRELLQGLIDDTGLPTDLYHPEKTIIHLNPTGRYVNHSSLHDSGLTGRKLIVDSFGGYAPIGGGAQSSKDYTKVDRSGLYAARWLAKHIVASGYAKKCNVQISYAIGVARPTSVSVDTYGTVVEGLNDDKLSEFVSENFSLTPNWITDKFGLDHPSEENFLYADVAARGQVGQSDYPWEKLDAMDIFAKLK
- a CDS encoding putative quinol monooxygenase, with the protein product MTITKRVTFIAKDDDASIEMMKELLSAMVKPSKAEDGCIFYEIFQYQNNPRKFMAYESWRDEAALDGHKASSHYAVYKSSYEPYCEKKYTDELEVLG